Within Acidobacteriota bacterium, the genomic segment CATCACCGCCTTGCCCCCCTTGTAGCCGGCAAGCCGCGCGGCCATGAGCAGAACGGCCGGGCGCACCCGCTTTCCGCCGCTCGCCTGGATGTAGCGGCCGATCTGCGGTATCAGCTCGACGCGGGACTCGATATGACGGATGAACTCACGCTCGACCGCTTCGAGGTCTTCCCGAATCGGCTCGAAGATCTGCCCGAGGTCAAGCGATGAAGGTGAATTCTGCACAAAGGCTGCTTTCAAACGATACTGAACAATGCGCGGAAGTGTCAATGAAACAAGCGCTTACGCCGGTCTGAAGACCGGCGTCCACAGGCTCGCGTGCAGGCGCCGCCCTTCAGGGGCGGCGATCAAGGCGCGAAGAGCGCGGAAAAATTCGCCAGCGCCTGGGCGGCAATCGTCTCGCGCGTCACGCCGCGCTGTTCGGCGATCACCTCGGCCACGCGGGTCACCCACGCGGGCTCGTTGCGCTTGCCGCGATGCGGGACGGGCGCCAGATAGGGTGCGTCTGTTTCAATGAGAAACTGGCCTTCCGGCACCCAGGCCGCGATATGACGCAGTTCGGGCGCTTTCGGAAACGTAATGATGCCGGCGAAGGAGATGTGAAACCCGATCGCGAGCGCCTCCCGCGCCATGGCGGCGTCGCCCGTGAAGCAGTGGAACACCCCGCGCACGCGCCCCTGCCCCGTTTCCCGGAGGACCGCGAAGGTGTCGGCGGTCGCCTCGCGCGTGTGGATGACCAGTGGCAACCCGCGATCGCGCGCGAAG encodes:
- a CDS encoding TatD family hydrolase, which gives rise to MIDSHCHLADAAFAGDLADVVERARAAGLAHALVILAAGDEAEGTRAARLAELWDGVRFAIGVHPHQAKDFAGRAGEIEAVLEAALAANARIRAIGEVGLDYHYDFSPRDVQHAVFRAQVAFARDRGLPLVIHTREATADTFAVLRETGQGRVRGVFHCFTGDAAMAREALAIGFHISFAGIITFPKAPELRHIAAWVPEGQFLIETDAPYLAPVPHRGKRNEPAWVTRVAEVIAEQRGVTRETIAAQALANFSALFAP